The window CAGCGCCTGCTCGGCGGCGTCCCGCACCCGGCCCGGTTCGTCCGACGCCTTGCCGACCACCCGCAGCCCCTGCATCAGCACCAGCAGCGTCCGGGCGAGGGCCCGGGGGGCGCGGTCGGCGGGCAGCTCCCCCTGGGCCTGGGCCCGGACCAGCGCCGAGTGCAGCAGCGTCTCGACGTGGGACCAGCTCGCCTCCACCCGGCGGGCGGCCGCGGGGTCCCGCGCGCCCAGTTCGGCGGCGGTGTTGGTGACGAAGCATCCGTCAGCGCGGTGCTCGCCCGAACTCGCCTCGGCCGCGAACCGCCGCACCACCGCCCGTACGGCCGGCAGCGCGGGACCCGGCTGGGACAGCTCCCCCAGCAGCCCCGGGTCCCGGCCCTCGCTGTACCGGTCCAGCGCCTTCAGATACAGCTCGCGCTTGTTGCCGAAGGTGGCGTAGATGCTGGCACGCCCGATGCCGAGGTGGGTGACGAGGTCCGCCACCGAGGTCGCCTCGTAGCCCTGGCGCCAGAACAGCTCAAGGGCTGACTGGAGGGCGGCGTCCGGGTCGAATTCCTTGGTTCTGGCCACGTCCGGACCCTAGGAGATTCGAGAACGATCGGTCAAGCATGGCCCGAGGCGCACCGCGCCCGGAGGAACAGGGCACCGGCACT is drawn from Streptomyces diastaticus subsp. diastaticus and contains these coding sequences:
- a CDS encoding TetR/AcrR family transcriptional regulator, which produces MARTKEFDPDAALQSALELFWRQGYEATSVADLVTHLGIGRASIYATFGNKRELYLKALDRYSEGRDPGLLGELSQPGPALPAVRAVVRRFAAEASSGEHRADGCFVTNTAAELGARDPAAARRVEASWSHVETLLHSALVRAQAQGELPADRAPRALARTLLVLMQGLRVVGKASDEPGRVRDAAEQALRLLD